From Companilactobacillus heilongjiangensis, one genomic window encodes:
- a CDS encoding threonine/serine exporter family protein produces MGAISERDIVTLCGQVGTILLENGAETARVENTVEYVGRAADLPVVCHATMTGIFVSSEKSAATRIFKVRVGDFNLQKVDDINTLSREFTSHKITYEQLQDGVARVDNEKRDFSWLTKCFGAGLVSMPPMLLFKATWGDLGIAFFVGIIGYIASQYVARHTKIPYIPVAVGSLAISMLAHVLGIYGIAHDANYIIISALMPLVPGVPMTNSLREIIERNTISGLVRATDAIMSGISIGSGVIIGQIVIRTVMGG; encoded by the coding sequence ATGGGGGCTATCAGCGAAAGAGATATTGTCACTCTTTGTGGTCAAGTGGGAACGATTCTACTAGAGAATGGTGCAGAAACGGCTCGGGTTGAAAATACAGTCGAATATGTAGGAAGAGCTGCAGATTTACCGGTTGTTTGTCACGCGACAATGACTGGTATTTTTGTTAGCTCAGAAAAAAGCGCTGCTACCAGAATTTTTAAAGTCCGTGTGGGCGATTTTAATTTGCAAAAAGTGGATGACATCAATACTTTATCAAGAGAATTTACCAGTCATAAAATTACTTATGAACAGTTACAAGACGGAGTTGCTCGAGTCGATAATGAGAAACGTGATTTTTCTTGGCTGACAAAATGTTTCGGTGCGGGATTAGTTTCCATGCCACCAATGTTGCTGTTTAAAGCCACTTGGGGCGATTTAGGAATAGCCTTTTTCGTGGGAATTATTGGTTATATTGCCTCACAATATGTCGCTCGCCATACGAAGATTCCCTATATACCAGTGGCCGTTGGCAGTCTAGCAATTAGTATGTTGGCACATGTCTTGGGGATTTACGGCATAGCTCACGATGCAAATTACATCATTATCAGTGCGTTGATGCCGCTAGTTCCGGGAGTTCCAATGACAAACTCTTTGCGAGAAATCATCGAACGAAATACTATTTCCGGATTAGTTAGAGCAACCGATGCCATCATGTCCGGAATCTCCATCGGAAGCGGCGTTATAATCGGACAAATCGTGATCAGAACAGTGATGGGAGGCTAA
- a CDS encoding threonine/serine exporter family protein produces the protein MSEIIYGFIFGFLSSVGFGIITNNPRRTLIPAGLVGAIAWIVYIVVGWYNHGLIMPNLMGAVVIGILGNLCAILVKAPVNIFYVPCLVSLVPGAILYDSMRNFTLGNDSQAAYGFVKALTVGMSLAIGFIIAEVIANKLYPPVKRYLTKRENGKK, from the coding sequence ATGTCAGAAATTATTTATGGATTCATTTTTGGTTTCCTATCAAGTGTCGGATTCGGAATTATCACTAATAACCCCAGAAGAACGTTGATTCCAGCAGGACTAGTCGGAGCAATCGCCTGGATCGTGTACATTGTGGTCGGCTGGTATAATCACGGATTGATCATGCCCAATTTAATGGGTGCAGTGGTAATTGGAATATTAGGAAATTTATGTGCAATCCTTGTAAAAGCTCCAGTCAATATTTTCTACGTACCTTGTTTAGTTTCGTTAGTTCCCGGAGCAATTCTTTACGATAGTATGCGTAATTTTACATTGGGTAATGACAGCCAAGCCGCATATGGATTTGTCAAAGCCTTAACAGTAGGGATGTCGTTGGCGATTGGGTTTATAATCGCCGAGGTAATAGCAAACAAGCTCTATCCGCCAGTAAAACGGTATTTAACTAAACGAGAAAACGGTAAGAAGTAA